From the Chanodichthys erythropterus isolate Z2021 chromosome 9, ASM2448905v1, whole genome shotgun sequence genome, the window AGCcaatgcatatttaaacaccCTCAAAATGTCCATCCTAGTGTGTTTCACAGGGGAATGATATTCAGCTGAATCCAGTAAATTGCGAGCATATCACCTAGGTGGAACTTTCTCATATTGTCATGACTTGTTTTGGTCACGTCACAaccatgtgtgtttgttttttgcactgTTACAGGATCTGCTGTTTGGCAGCTCGTAGCTTCATTCTTGAAACTCCCCATCTCTGGAACGCACTGCATTGTGGGTGCTACAATCGGCTTTTCCATGGTTGCCAGGGGTCATCAGGGGGTCAAATGGCTGGAATTGCTTCGCATTGGTATGTGAAATTGAGTATTTTTGAGATTTTGCCTAAACATGCTTAGTCAGATTAAATGAAGAATGAGTCAGTTAATGAAAAGAGAATATTTTCCCATGTGACCCCAGAAATAGTAAGCCGTAAGACCACCCCATCATGATTGAATGCAGATCTCTTAGTTTTATTATTCTGTTCACATGACCCAAATGAGATCTATTTATGGAACAGAACATTTTGGACTATACAGACAGGAAACACAGTCACATGCTTACCCCTGGTGTCTTACTGGGTGTTTGTTGATACTCGCCATACAGCCCTGAGAAATCTTGGGCCATATAATTTTTAGATAACAACAATAGCATCACTGTTTGGATGTTACATTATGCATATTTGTGTAACTCATTGATATATGTGTTCCAGTTGCCTCTTGGTTTCTTTCTCCTCTTCTCTCCGGCATAATGTCTGCCATTCTCTTCTACTTTGTCCGCAAGTTCATCTTGAATAAGGTAAAAGGCAAATCTGAACTCACCTGTTACATAATGTGCCAGTGTCTGTTTTGGCACATCGTAATCTCTTGTTGTTGTCAATAAAGaaagaacatacttttttttttttttaccatgtgCTAAACAGCAATATATCCATGTGCTCTAGGAGGATCCGGTGCCCAATGGTTTAAGAGCATTACCAGTTTTCTATGCTGTTACCATGGGAATCAATCTGTTCTCCATCATGTTTACCGGAGCACCAAGTAAGCTTTTTTCTTCtctaaataaatagttttgcattttttaatttgaataagagatttttatttgtatCCCATGTCACTAAATGTCACTGAAGGGAGGGGGGGATGTCATATTTATTTGAGGAAcattttgttctcaaattgtcaATAAGATTATACTTTGATATGATGCATGATTTAAACACATATACAACATGCTGAGGTCATGATCACGTGTATTCATACATTACCCCTCCCTCATCTGTCTTTAATTAACTTACCTTTAATTTACTTTCACAGTATACTATATATTGCTAATGAATATACTGAATTATGAAACATAATTTTGGCCCAAGTTCAGCAATCTGTACTTTTAAGCAAACTTCACAGAGTACATGAtgtactgaagaaaaaaaggccTCTGTGAACCAACTGTTGTCCTAGGATCTGTGTACTAATCAGCGGACCACAGGGCCGCCCTCTTCCTGGTTATCTATTGAGCCATGCACATGACCCTGTTTGATACTGATTCTTCTCATTCAGAGGAGCTGAAAAGTAACTTAGCCGTAAGTTATAATGATAAAAAGGACACTTTCACTGGAAAGTGCCCTATTTCAACCtgatttgaaacagaaattgtATAACCGTTTGCTTATCGCACTGCAGTGTTTTGTAAACACACAACAGGCTTACAGTAATTCTTTTCATTGTTTAGAAAAGAagaaagatgatttttttttcacttcacaAATTTTCTTCttccatttaaatttttattatttttttttaaatattatttgtatttcaGGTTGAATTATCCACACAGTTTTGCTATTAATCAGAATTTGAAGTTATGCTAATGCTAATTTGCTAATAGAGAAACCCAAGAACTTTTCAGGAGGAATGTGAGACTTGGAGTGTTCTTGTTGATTTTCAATATGAAAGTGTAGAATATGTAGCACTGTTTAACACTAAAACATGTTAGGTTTTcatctctttcttttctttattcTACAGTGTTGGGATTCGATAGGGTACCATGGTGGGGCACTCTGCTGATCTCACTGGGCTGTGCCATGCTTACTGCTGTGGTGGTCTGGTTCATTGTGTGTCCACAGTTAAAGAAGAAGATCaaaagtaaatatttatattatcatGTCTAATTTTATGACCATTTTCAGTATATTCAATATAAAATACTCAAAGTATGAAATTCTTAGAAAAAGTATGGAAGGTTGTTGAAACATTCAGTTCTTAaagatttgaaaaaagaaattagtacttttattcaacaagaataaaaaagaaaaacttttgaATATATCACAATGgcaactttatttcttgcagttGTGACTTCATGTCTCACGTTGTGACTTTATTTCGTATTTTAAAGCCTTTTCCAGAAGCCTATGGCAACATGACGAAATAAAATATCTTTGTAAATGTTTCTAATAAACTGCCGCATTGACTTTGCATGCATTTGGATAATAATTATTTCTGTAATTGTTTCCACCTTTTCAGGTCAGAATATTGCTAATACTAGTGGGACACAACTGATTGAGAAGAAGCCATCCTCAAATGGCCTTGTGGACCATCCCGTCCCACCTCGAAGCTACTCTCCTGTTCCACAGACACCCCCTGCTGACAGCAACAAAGTGGCCTTTGACATCGGAGGCTCAGCGGAAACCGACCTGGACAGCAAAGATTTTGACACCAAAGATTTGGATTGCACTCATGGTCAGCCTCTTGAAATGATAAACACACTTAATTAATTTTACAGAAGATTTGATTAACTGATTAAGCTTTAATTTCTCTCTTTTGACTATATTTCTCATTCTTTGTTCAACATTTTTCGGTCATCCGTTATAGCTTTAAATGGCAGTGCCGGAATTGCTGTCCCAGACTTGAGCCAGTTCCACACCGTACACAAAGATTCTGGAATCTACAAGGATCTACTGCACAAACTTCACCTGGCCAAGGTGGGCGAATGCATGGGAGAGACTGGAGAAAAACCCATGCGCCGAAACAACAGTTATACTTCTTACACCATGGCCATCTACGGAATACACGGGTCATTGAAGGAGGGCGAGGGAAGCCGGACCGGACTGGATGGAGAGAAAAGGCGCTCGCGGTACGACAGCTATAACAGTTACTGTACTGCAGTGGCTGATGGAGAAGTTGCTGAAGGAGATGGAGCTCTGGCAGTGGAGATGGCAGACGAGACCGTCAGAAGAGACTCGCTGGAAGAGGAAATAGATGAGCTTGaaattgacaagccagaggtgTCAACGCTCTTCCAGTTCCTGCAGATCCTCACCGCCTGCTTCGGATCGTTTGCGCATGGGGGAAATGATGTTAGGTATGAGAGACATAAGAAACCTTTCatattttgtccaaaatcaaaagaaagtcCTGCACACTATCAGAGAttacaaaaacatcaatttttttttccatttttaatcaaataattaaaaaaaaaattgtgatacTTTTGTAAGCTCTGATAGTGTGTgtgccatttttatttatttatttattttttttgtcaaaatctTTAGAAAATGTGAACATTAATTaccaaataatatttattgtttaaattgttactttagttattttggaataaatgtaaaaatgcgcAAAAACACCAACTTGATGAAATTTATAATTGGTTTTATAAATAGAACATAACATAGttattacaaaaaatacaaaatagaattgtatttggtctCTCTATTTTAAGTAATGCttatttaaccaggaaaattaataataacaaacataaatttacatttgatatACAGTAGTGGTGCAAATGATCACAAAACTCGTGGTTCAGATCATATTACGGTTTTCGAGTCATGGATAGGATCATTTTTCGgatcagtgaaaaaaaaaagaagaaataaataaagtacaaataaaaatgtgagGT encodes:
- the slc20a1a gene encoding sodium-dependent phosphate transporter 1-A isoform X1, with the translated sequence MESTTLASLAAVTMLTAATQTDMSGVLWLLILGFVIAFILAFSVGANDVANSFGTAVGSGVVTLRQACVLATIFETVGAILLGAKVSETIRSGIIDVHMYNGSEAVLMAGSISAMFGSAVWQLVASFLKLPISGTHCIVGATIGFSMVARGHQGVKWLELLRIVASWFLSPLLSGIMSAILFYFVRKFILNKEDPVPNGLRALPVFYAVTMGINLFSIMFTGAPMLGFDRVPWWGTLLISLGCAMLTAVVVWFIVCPQLKKKIKSQNIANTSGTQLIEKKPSSNGLVDHPVPPRSYSPVPQTPPADSNKVAFDIGGSAETDLDSKDFDTKDLDCTHALNGSAGIAVPDLSQFHTVHKDSGIYKDLLHKLHLAKVGECMGETGEKPMRRNNSYTSYTMAIYGIHGSLKEGEGSRTGLDGEKRRSRYDSYNSYCTAVADGEVAEGDGALAVEMADETVRRDSLEEEIDELEIDKPEVSTLFQFLQILTACFGSFAHGGNDVSNAIGPLVALWLIYDTASVAPNAPTPIWLLLYGGVGICTGLWIWGRRVIQTMGKDLTPITPSSGFSIELASAVTVVVASNIGLPVSTTHCKVGSVVSVGWLRSRKAVDWHLFRNIFIAWFVTVPISGLISAAIMALFYYVILPLT
- the slc20a1a gene encoding sodium-dependent phosphate transporter 1-A isoform X2, translated to MESTTLASLAAVTMLTAATQTDMSGVLWLLILGFVIAFILAFSVGANDVANSFGTAVGSGVVTLRQACVLATIFETVGAILLGAKFILNKEDPVPNGLRALPVFYAVTMGINLFSIMFTGAPMLGFDRVPWWGTLLISLGCAMLTAVVVWFIVCPQLKKKIKSQNIANTSGTQLIEKKPSSNGLVDHPVPPRSYSPVPQTPPADSNKVAFDIGGSAETDLDSKDFDTKDLDCTHALNGSAGIAVPDLSQFHTVHKDSGIYKDLLHKLHLAKVGECMGETGEKPMRRNNSYTSYTMAIYGIHGSLKEGEGSRTGLDGEKRRSRYDSYNSYCTAVADGEVAEGDGALAVEMADETVRRDSLEEEIDELEIDKPEVSTLFQFLQILTACFGSFAHGGNDVSNAIGPLVALWLIYDTASVAPNAPTPIWLLLYGGVGICTGLWIWGRRVIQTMGKDLTPITPSSGFSIELASAVTVVVASNIGLPVSTTHCKVGSVVSVGWLRSRKAVDWHLFRNIFIAWFVTVPISGLISAAIMALFYYVILPLT